The Actinomycetota bacterium DNA window CACCGGCGTTCGAGCCGGACGTAGACGTGCAAGCCACGGTTGCCGGTCGTCTTCGGATATCCGACGACGCCGAGTTCGTCGAGCAAGGCCCGGAGCTCACCCGCGGCCGCGCGGATGTGCGTGAAGTCGGTGCCCGGCTGGGGATCGAGGTCGAGCCGGAGCTCGTCGGTGAACTCGGGCTCGGCCGCGAGGTACGGCCACACGTGGAACCCGAGGCACCCCATGTTGACCGCCCAGGCGATGTGGGCGAGGTCGGCCGCCACCAGTGCGCGCGACTCGGTCCCGTTCGGCGTGGAGACCGTGGTCGTCTCGAGCCAGGACGGCGCCGATTCGGGGATCCGCTTCTGGTAGAAGGACGGCCCGCCGGCGCCCTCGGGGAACCGCTGGAGGAGCAGCGGACGGCCGCCCATCGTGCGCATCAGCGGCTCCGCGAAGCGCGCGTAGTGCTTCACGACGTCGAGCTTCGTCTCCCCGCGCTCCGGGAAGTACACCTTGCTCGGGCTCGTGATCCGGACCTCGCGGCCGTCGAGCGCCACCATCTCTTCGTTCTTCGCCGCCATCCCCATGATGCTAGCCTTCCGGCGACGGACGCGGGGTTGCCATGGATGAGATCGTCTCCTACACGCTCGAGGGTTCGGTCGCGACCATCGCGATGGACGACGGCAAGGTCAACGCCCTGTCGCCGACGATGCTCGCGGCGATCGACGCCGCGTTCGAGCGCGCCCGCGACGGCGCCTCCGCCGTGATCCTCCGCGGCCGCAAGGAGACGTTCTCGGCGGGCTTCGACCTCAAGGTTCTCCGCGGCGGAGGCGTCGAGACCGTCGAGATGATCGTGGGCGGCTTCCGCCTTGCGCACAAGATCCTCAGCTTCCCGAGGCCGGTCGTGATCGCCTGCACGGGTCACGCCGTCGCGATGGGCGCCTTCCTGCTCCTTTCCGGCGACCACCGGATCGGCACGACCGGCGAGTTCCGCATCGTCGCGAACGAGGTCGCGATCGGGCTCACGATGCCGCACGCGGCGGTCGAGGTCTGTCGGCAGCGGCTCACGCCGGCCGCCTTCAACCGCGCGGTCATCCTCGCCGAGACGTTCACCCCCGACGGCGCCGTGGACGCCGGCTTCCTCGACCAGGTGGTGCCGATGGAGCGGGTCGACGAGGTCGCTCGGTCTGCCGCGGAACGCTTCACGCAGCTCAACGCCGAGGCGCACGCCGCGAGCAAGCTCCGCGCACGAGCGCACGCGCTCGAAGCGATCGCCGCAGCGATCGAATCCGACGCGGCCGGCATGCGCGCCTTGCTGGGATAGATCTCGAACGCCGGGCACCGCGGGCAGCGTCGCACGAGACCCGTAGAATCTGTCCTCGTGCCGAAGACGAACGAGGAGCTCGAGGAGCTCTTCAACGAGTGGGCCGACCTCATCCGCATCTCGGGGGGCCACCCGTTCCCTGCCCGCTGATTGGAACGCGTTTTTCCCGGCTGGGCATGAGACCCGGCTCACCCAGCTCAGGAAGCTGAATCGACTTTCGGTCGGCTCCCTAGCAGGGCATTGACCTTTACTCAATAGGAATATACTTTGTTACGGCTATGTTGCATTCCTTGCTTAGGGTAAATCCTAGATCGAAGCAAGGCGTTCGGTCGCTGCCCCCACTCATTACCCTATGGCTTGGGATTTTATCGGCATGCGGTCAGCCATCCTCGGGCCCGGTGGCAGCAGAGTCGCCCAATGTGGCGCTTTCAGCTTACCCCACGGTCACTCCCGATTTAGAGTCTGATGAGTATCCGATATACCGGGAACCGCCCGTCAGACTCACTGTAGGGCGATGGGATACGCCGTTGGACACGAACTCAGATCACCAGGTCGGCGTTAACGCTCAGCAAGCGGATCTTGCTGAACCTAGGTTCAGTGGATGGGCGGGGGGCGTTTTCGTTGCGGAGTATCCGGATCTCAAACAGGTGTCCTTGTATCCCTGCCCCAAGGAAGAGGTTAAGGCGATTGGTAACCCCCGGGACGAGCCCATTCTCCGAGCGAGTTCTTACTGGTTCGATCCGCCTTCTTACCTACCGCCTGGCACCTTCGATTGGACGTACCCGGCCGGAAGCACCTGCGGGAACGATGCAGCGTTTGGTGTCCATCGAGAGTTTCTTATCGACGGCGGCGCTGAGGTATCGATTGCGCGAATCTCGCACCGGTATCTCTCCGGTAACTTTTCTCAAAAGCGGGTCACGACTGGCACGATCGCCGGCCACGAAGCCGTGATCATTCCTCCGTACACCCAAGATGGTTATGGGGACTGTCACATCGTCGTGCTCGAGAAGTCTGGAGGCACGATTCAGCTTGCAGGACACGACCTGACTCTGTCGGAGCTCACGAAGATTGCGGAGTCGCTAGTGCAAGATCTTTCATAAGGCCGATCGGGGGGCTGGGGATGCTACGACGCCAGCGTACAAGCGTGCTTCTTGTCGCGCTCTTTGTCATAGGTTTCCTGCCCGAGCCAGCGCTCGCTACTCATACTCGCTGGGCGTTAATGAAGCCCCCGGTCGGGAGTGCGGACGGCGATGCTCACATGAATCAGGGATATCATTCCCCTGAGAATGGCATCGACTGGGACGACGAAGATGGAAGCGGAACCTGTTGCGGAGTAGGAAGGAACGTCTAGTTCAACGCGTTCCTGTACAGAGATTCGGCCACAACTCAATCTATCCTTTGGGTCGGGTACTACCAGTCAAATGTGATTGCTCCTCAGTGTGCCCGCATGCGCGCCGTGCTTAAGGATTACACCGATCAGTCTCGGATCTTGGGCCGCATGAATTATCGTCACTCAAACTGGGATGGTTCTGGGGGCCACGCGTGTTCTGGGAACTCCACGGGTATCGGCTGCAGGAATGAGATAGGGCAAGCACAGAGCACCGCCCAGCGCAATGCTTCTGGTGACACTTGCGGGTGGACTGGACCACACGTCCATTCAGGCCATACAGCAGCAACCTTCGGCGCATGGTCGCTAAATCCCGGATCGGCACCAACCCACATCACAACCAGCGCCTACACTTACCCCAACCCGGGCCAAGCGTCCGCGGTAACCGAGCGCCGTGTCGACTGGTGCAACCCGGACAGCCTATGTTGAGCACTCCTTGGCGGTGGGCGAGTGCCGGCGCAAGGGGTGATGCTCCTGTCCAACGATAGAGGGCGGGATACGTAGAATCTCTGTTCGTGCCGAAGACGAACGAGGAGCTCGAGGAGCTCTTCAACGAGTGGGCCGACCTCATCCGCATCTCGGGGGGCGACCCCTTCCGCGCCCGCTCGTACGAGAAAGCGGCCGCGGCCCTCGGCGCCCATCCGAAGGACGTTGCGACCCTCGACGAGAAGGCCCTCCAGGCGATCCCGACCATCGGCAAGAGCATGGCCGCGCGGATCCGGGAGTACGTCGACAAGGCTTCGCTCCACGAGCTCGAGGACCTGCGGGAGCTGGTCCCGCCGGGCGTCCGCGAGCTGACTCGCATCCCCGGTCTCGGCCCCAAGAAAGCGGTTCTGCTCAACCAGGAGCTCGGGATCACCACGATCGACGAGCTGTCGAACGCGATCGGCGAGCACAAGCTCCGCTCGATCAAGGGGCTGGGCACAAAGACGGAAGAGACGCTCGCCCGCAATATCGAGCAGTTCCGTCAGCA harbors:
- a CDS encoding crotonase/enoyl-CoA hydratase family protein, with protein sequence MDEIVSYTLEGSVATIAMDDGKVNALSPTMLAAIDAAFERARDGASAVILRGRKETFSAGFDLKVLRGGGVETVEMIVGGFRLAHKILSFPRPVVIACTGHAVAMGAFLLLSGDHRIGTTGEFRIVANEVAIGLTMPHAAVEVCRQRLTPAAFNRAVILAETFTPDGAVDAGFLDQVVPMERVDEVARSAAERFTQLNAEAHAASKLRARAHALEAIAAAIESDAAGMRALLG
- the ligD gene encoding non-homologous end-joining DNA ligase, giving the protein MAAKNEEMVALDGREVRITSPSKVYFPERGETKLDVVKHYARFAEPLMRTMGGRPLLLQRFPEGAGGPSFYQKRIPESAPSWLETTTVSTPNGTESRALVAADLAHIAWAVNMGCLGFHVWPYLAAEPEFTDELRLDLDPQPGTDFTHIRAAAGELRALLDELGVVGYPKTTGNRGLHVYVRLERRWDSYQVRSAAVAVARELERRRPELITAEWWKEDRGERVFIDYNQNAPHKTVFGAWCVRARPGAQVSTPLHWDEIDAIHPDELTIATLPERFPGGEDPWEGMNENPRSLEPFLAMHDRDRADGLMDAPWPPVYPKQPDEPPRVSRSRAKKG